The following are encoded together in the Chiloscyllium plagiosum isolate BGI_BamShark_2017 unplaced genomic scaffold, ASM401019v2 scaf_6232, whole genome shotgun sequence genome:
- the LOC122547603 gene encoding zinc finger protein 239-like has translation MEKPWKCGEYGNGFPSPSTLEIHRRLHTGQRLFTSTQCRKGFTQLHHLLAHQWVHTSKNPFICPVCGQGFTQSHPLLPHQRMHTGEKPFSCSVYGKGYTQPYHLMLSFRVHTEEKPFTCPVWSNDFCDSSTLRKHQHIHTQERPFTCPVYGKGFIQSCNLWRHQQLHKLDGAGIRVGLRCYPC, from the coding sequence atggagaaaccgtggaaatgtggggagTATGGGAATGGTTTCCCTTCGCCATCTACACTGGAGATTCATCGACGTTTGCACACCGGGCAGCGGCTGTTCACCAGCACTCAGTGCAGGAAAGGCTTCACTCAGTTACACCACCTCCTGgcccaccagtgggtccacaccaGCAAGAACCCGTTCATCTGCCCCGTGTGTGGGCAGGGCTTCACTCAGTCACACCCCCTACTGCCGCACCAGCGGATGCACACCGGGGAGAAACCATTTTCCTGCTCTGTGTACGGGAAGGGCTACACCCAGCCGTATCACCTGATGCTCAGCTTCCGCGTCCACACTGAGGAGAAGCCGTTCACCTGTCCCGTGTGGAGCAATGACTTCTGTGATTCCTCCACCCTGCGCAAACACCAGCATATCCACACCCAGGAGCGGCCGTTCACCTGTCCAGTGTATGGAAAGGGCTTCATCCAGTCGTGCAACTTGTGGAGACACCAGCAACTTCACAAGTTAGATGGCGCAGGGATTCGGGTTGGACTCCGCTGTTACCCCTGCTGA
- the LOC122547602 gene encoding gastrula zinc finger protein XlCGF67.1-like produces MEKPWKCGDCGKGFRVPSALETHRHSHTREKPFSCPECGKAFSDSSVLLRHRRVHTGERPFSCPECRKSFSDSSARLRHLRVHTGEWPFSCLKCGKAFNDSSALKRH; encoded by the coding sequence atggagaaaccatggaagtgtggcgactgcgGGAAAGGCTTCCGTGTCCCGTCTGCCCTGGAGACACATCGGCACAGTCACACCAGGGAGAAGCCATTCTCCTGTCCTGAGTGTGGGAAAGCCTTCAGTGATTCCTCTGTCCTGCTGAGGCACCGGCGGGtgcacacaggggagaggcccttcagctgccctgagtgcaggAAGAGCTTCAGCGATTCCTCCGCCCGGCTAAGGCACTTGCGGGTTCACACAGGGGAGTGGCCCTTCAGCTGCCTCAAGTGTGGGAAGGCATTCAACGATTCCTCTGCCCTTAAGAGGCACTAG